A window from Pseudomonas alloputida encodes these proteins:
- a CDS encoding DEAD/DEAH box helicase, which produces MSALQSLLDTYRSASVTEREKGTYFEELIFAYFRNEATYRDLYDKVWTYGDWAKEQGLDGRDTGIDLVARTQGTGEYHAIQCKLYAEDYRVQKKDIDSFFTASGKAPFSHRIIVATTDNWSKHAEDALQGQQLPINKIDLQALEDSQIDWAKYQPKHAVALKARKQLRDHQQTALNAVAAGLKDAERGKLIMACGTGKTFTSLKIAEQQAGKGKRVLFLVPSLSLLSQTLTEWTQESETLLHSFAVCSDSDVGKKRKTDEDAPQVFAHELRYPATTKADRLAAEMLKRHDAEHMSVVFSTYHSIDVISRAQHEHGLAAFDLIICDEAHRTTGATFDDDDESTFVRVHDADYIRATKRLYMTATPRIYGDSAKVKAESGEVTLCSMDDEALYGKELFVINFSEAVQRGLLTDYKVLVLTVEESAISRRLQDLLKDEDNQLKVDDAAKIVGCWKALAKQGLHEQLIGDDEPMKRAVAFCQVISPNYKGTKHKVSSINIASMFQSVVEAYQDSEEIDQDSRIICEAEHVDGGMNASQKEAKLNWLKDEAPANTCRILSNVRCLSEGVDVPALDAVLFLTPRNSQVDVVQSVGRVMRNAPGKKRGYVVLPVVIPAGMEPHEALNDNQTYKVVWQVLQALRSHDDSFDAMVNKLDLIGSDPRKMEVIAITDKADKKAKKGSGTSNDKAGKGQYGIGEKRQKYDAEGQMTQQAELTYEVGEIEKAIYAKIVDKCGNRHHWEDWANDIAKIARTHIDRIQGILENPANTQEQAAFNAFAAELRDDLNDSISDGEIVEMLAQHLVTKPVFDALFEEYSFASNNPMSKAMQGVLNALHEHHLAKEADTLEKFYASVRQRAAGIDNAQGKQKIIVELYDKFFRNAFPKMTERLGIVYTPVEVVDFILYSVNHLLQQEFGQTLGSKGVHIIDPFTGTGTFITRLLQSGLVKPEELPHKYKHEIHANELVLLAYYIAAINIEAAYHGEVIDEYTPFEGICLTDTFQMYEKDDLVDALLEDNSARRKRQKALDIRVIVGNPPYSVGQKSENDNNDNVEYPTLDGRIRSTYAARSSATLAKGLYDSYIRAIRWASDRIGNAGIIGFVTNAGFLEANTADGLRKCLADEFSSLYVLHLRGNQRTIGETSRKEGGKIFGSGSRAPIAISLLVKNPDAQAHGQIHFHDIGDYLSREEKLEKIASFSSIAGIEQWQQITPDEHGDWLRQRDDSFNQFIVLGDKKGDALKLFDNFSQGVLTARDAWAYNASQIKLTTNMTGMIGFYNTEVTRFNAAHPALDSKARQAKVDGFVDTDPTRISWTRALKQDLGKNRSYVFKASCLMPSLYRPFTKQWLYFDRRFNEMVYQIPRLFPTAGCQNLVILVKARWSNGQIALITDKPPAFTPDGGEQCFPLYLYDEAAQTSDDDLFAEPVEGGLRRRDAITHAGLTHFQSAYPGDSISKEDLFYYVYGILHSPDYRERFADNLSKELPRIPAVKKAADFWAFSKAGRALADLHLNYETIAPYPLTIDSKGTLTNADYRVEKMKLAKKGDKSTVIYNHRITLKGIPEAAWDYVVNGKAALDWVMERQAVRTDKASGIVNDANDWAIETMGNPKYPLELFQRVVTVSLETQKIVNGLPLLDI; this is translated from the coding sequence ATGTCCGCCCTTCAATCCCTGCTCGACACCTACCGATCTGCATCTGTCACCGAACGCGAAAAAGGTACTTACTTCGAAGAGCTGATCTTCGCCTATTTCCGCAACGAAGCGACCTATCGCGACCTCTACGATAAAGTATGGACATATGGCGACTGGGCCAAAGAACAGGGACTGGACGGTCGCGACACCGGCATCGACCTGGTGGCGCGCACCCAGGGGACAGGCGAGTACCACGCCATCCAGTGCAAGTTGTACGCCGAGGACTACCGCGTCCAGAAGAAGGACATTGATAGTTTCTTCACCGCTTCCGGCAAAGCACCGTTCTCGCACCGCATTATCGTCGCTACCACCGACAACTGGAGCAAACACGCCGAGGACGCCTTGCAAGGCCAGCAGCTTCCGATCAACAAGATCGACCTGCAAGCCCTAGAGGACAGCCAGATCGACTGGGCCAAATACCAGCCCAAGCATGCGGTTGCGCTCAAGGCGCGCAAGCAGCTGCGTGATCATCAGCAAACCGCACTGAATGCCGTAGCAGCCGGTCTTAAAGATGCCGAGCGAGGCAAGCTGATCATGGCCTGCGGTACCGGCAAAACCTTCACCAGCTTGAAGATTGCCGAACAGCAGGCCGGCAAGGGCAAGCGTGTGTTGTTCCTGGTGCCCAGTTTGTCGTTGCTGTCGCAGACTCTTACCGAATGGACACAGGAAAGCGAAACTCTGCTCCACAGCTTCGCCGTATGCTCCGACAGCGATGTAGGCAAGAAACGTAAGACTGATGAGGATGCCCCGCAGGTCTTCGCCCACGAACTCCGCTACCCAGCCACCACCAAGGCAGATCGCCTCGCGGCGGAAATGCTCAAGCGTCATGATGCCGAACATATGAGCGTGGTGTTCTCCACCTACCACTCCATCGACGTGATCAGCCGTGCTCAGCATGAGCACGGCCTGGCAGCATTTGACCTGATCATCTGCGACGAAGCCCACCGCACTACTGGCGCGACCTTTGACGATGATGACGAAAGCACCTTCGTGCGCGTTCACGACGCCGACTACATCCGTGCCACTAAGCGCCTTTACATGACCGCTACGCCGCGCATTTACGGCGACAGCGCCAAGGTCAAAGCCGAGTCCGGAGAAGTCACCCTGTGCTCAATGGATGACGAGGCGCTGTACGGCAAAGAGCTGTTCGTCATCAACTTCTCCGAGGCTGTTCAGCGCGGCCTGCTGACCGACTACAAGGTGCTGGTACTCACCGTCGAAGAGAGCGCCATCAGTCGCCGCCTCCAAGACTTGCTCAAAGACGAAGACAACCAGCTTAAGGTGGACGACGCCGCCAAGATCGTCGGCTGCTGGAAGGCGCTGGCCAAGCAAGGCCTACACGAGCAGCTCATTGGCGATGATGAACCCATGAAGCGTGCTGTGGCCTTCTGCCAGGTCATCTCACCCAACTACAAGGGCACCAAGCACAAGGTCAGCTCAATCAACATCGCCAGCATGTTCCAGTCGGTGGTGGAGGCTTACCAGGACTCCGAAGAGATAGATCAGGACTCGCGCATCATCTGCGAGGCCGAGCACGTCGATGGCGGCATGAATGCCAGCCAGAAGGAAGCCAAACTCAACTGGCTCAAAGACGAGGCCCCGGCCAACACCTGCCGTATTCTAAGCAATGTACGCTGCCTATCTGAAGGTGTGGATGTGCCGGCGCTGGATGCCGTGCTCTTCCTCACCCCGCGCAACTCCCAGGTGGACGTGGTGCAATCCGTAGGCCGGGTGATGCGCAACGCACCGGGCAAGAAGCGCGGCTATGTGGTGCTGCCAGTGGTCATCCCTGCGGGCATGGAGCCTCACGAAGCCCTCAATGACAACCAGACCTACAAGGTGGTCTGGCAGGTGCTTCAGGCGCTGCGTTCGCACGACGACAGCTTTGACGCGATGGTAAACAAGCTCGACCTGATCGGCTCAGACCCGCGCAAGATGGAAGTCATCGCCATTACCGACAAGGCCGACAAAAAGGCCAAGAAAGGCAGCGGCACCAGTAACGACAAAGCTGGAAAAGGCCAGTATGGCATTGGCGAGAAGCGCCAGAAATACGATGCCGAAGGCCAGATGACCCAGCAGGCCGAGCTGACCTACGAAGTGGGTGAAATCGAAAAGGCCATCTACGCCAAAATCGTCGATAAGTGTGGCAACCGCCACCACTGGGAAGACTGGGCTAACGACATTGCCAAGATCGCCCGCACCCACATCGACCGCATCCAGGGCATTCTGGAAAATCCGGCCAACACACAGGAACAGGCCGCCTTTAATGCCTTCGCAGCCGAACTGCGCGACGACCTCAACGACAGCATCAGCGATGGCGAGATCGTCGAAATGCTTGCTCAACACCTGGTAACCAAGCCGGTGTTCGATGCGCTCTTCGAGGAGTACAGTTTTGCCAGCAACAACCCTATGTCCAAGGCCATGCAAGGCGTGCTGAACGCGCTCCACGAGCACCACCTGGCCAAGGAAGCGGACACCCTGGAGAAGTTCTACGCCAGCGTGCGGCAACGCGCAGCCGGCATTGATAATGCCCAGGGCAAGCAGAAGATCATAGTCGAGCTGTACGACAAATTTTTTCGCAACGCCTTCCCCAAGATGACCGAGCGTCTGGGTATCGTCTATACCCCAGTCGAGGTGGTGGACTTCATCCTCTACAGCGTCAACCACCTGCTGCAACAGGAGTTCGGCCAAACCCTGGGCAGCAAGGGCGTCCACATCATCGACCCGTTTACCGGCACCGGCACCTTTATCACCCGTCTACTGCAATCCGGGTTGGTCAAGCCGGAAGAACTGCCGCACAAGTACAAGCACGAGATCCACGCCAACGAGTTGGTGCTGCTGGCGTACTACATTGCTGCCATCAATATTGAAGCGGCCTATCACGGCGAAGTGATTGACGAGTACACCCCATTTGAAGGGATCTGCTTGACCGATACATTCCAGATGTACGAGAAAGACGATCTGGTGGATGCCCTGTTGGAAGACAACAGTGCGCGGCGCAAGCGGCAGAAGGCGCTGGATATTCGGGTCATTGTGGGAAACCCCCCTTATTCGGTTGGCCAGAAAAGCGAGAACGACAACAACGATAACGTCGAGTATCCAACACTCGACGGCCGCATCCGCTCAACCTATGCGGCGCGCTCCAGCGCCACCCTAGCTAAGGGACTGTACGACAGCTATATCCGCGCCATCCGCTGGGCCAGCGACCGTATTGGCAACGCCGGCATCATCGGCTTTGTCACAAACGCAGGTTTTCTGGAGGCCAACACCGCAGACGGCCTGCGCAAGTGCTTGGCCGATGAGTTTTCCAGCCTGTATGTGCTCCATCTGCGCGGCAACCAGCGCACCATTGGTGAAACCTCACGCAAAGAAGGCGGCAAGATTTTTGGTAGCGGCAGCCGCGCCCCCATCGCCATTTCTCTGTTGGTCAAGAACCCCGACGCACAGGCTCACGGCCAAATACACTTCCATGACATTGGGGACTATCTCAGCCGTGAGGAAAAGCTGGAGAAGATTGCGAGTTTTAGCAGTATTGCCGGCATCGAGCAGTGGCAGCAGATCACCCCGGATGAGCACGGCGACTGGCTCCGACAGCGCGACGACAGCTTCAACCAGTTCATCGTATTGGGCGACAAGAAGGGCGATGCGCTCAAGTTGTTCGATAATTTCTCGCAAGGCGTACTTACCGCGCGAGATGCTTGGGCTTACAACGCGAGCCAAATAAAACTGACCACCAACATGACCGGAATGATCGGTTTCTACAACACCGAGGTGACACGCTTCAATGCGGCTCATCCGGCGCTGGATAGCAAAGCTCGGCAGGCAAAGGTGGACGGTTTTGTTGATACCGACCCGACCCGTATCAGTTGGACGCGAGCCCTGAAGCAGGATCTTGGCAAAAACCGCAGCTATGTCTTCAAGGCCAGCTGCCTGATGCCAAGTCTTTATCGCCCATTTACCAAACAGTGGCTGTACTTCGATCGCCGCTTTAACGAAATGGTCTATCAGATACCACGGCTATTCCCCACAGCAGGGTGCCAAAATCTAGTTATTTTGGTGAAGGCTCGTTGGTCAAACGGGCAGATCGCATTGATTACAGATAAACCACCAGCCTTTACGCCTGATGGGGGAGAACAATGCTTTCCTCTTTATCTATACGACGAAGCCGCCCAGACCTCAGACGATGACCTCTTTGCAGAGCCGGTTGAAGGTGGATTGCGCCGTCGCGATGCCATTACCCACGCTGGCCTGACCCACTTCCAGTCAGCCTACCCCGGAGATTCGATCAGCAAGGAAGACCTTTTCTACTACGTCTACGGCATCCTCCATTCTCCGGATTACCGTGAGCGCTTTGCCGACAACCTGAGCAAGGAACTGCCGCGCATTCCAGCAGTGAAGAAAGCCGCCGACTTCTGGGCTTTCAGCAAAGCTGGCCGTGCCCTGGCTGATCTCCACCTGAACTACGAAACCATCGCACCCTACCCACTGACCATCGATTCCAAGGGCACGCTCACCAATGCTGACTATCGCGTGGAGAAGATGAAGCTCGCCAAGAAGGGTGACAAGAGCACCGTCATCTACAACCACCGCATCACCCTGAAAGGTATCCCTGAAGCGGCCTGGGATTACGTGGTCAACGGCAAGGCCGCGCTGGACTGGGTGATGGAACGTCAAGCCGTTCGTACCGACAAAGCCAGCGGCATTGTCAACGACGCCAACGACTGGGCAATCGAAACCATGGGCAACCCCAAGTACCCGCTGGAGCTTTTTCAGCGCGTGGTCACCGTGAGCCTCGAAACACAGAAGATCGTCAACGGCCTGCCACTTCTGGATATCTAA
- a CDS encoding ribonucleotide-diphosphate reductase subunit beta, producing the protein MLSWDEFDKEDGEVAAKGNTPAQAAAAATLDKLDSAGGAAALEARAATASDSEAVKRAKAALDALDVAEGLAELEGSSARVAVDEKRMINCRADLNQLVPFKYDWAWQKYLDGCANHWMPQEVNMTADIALWKSQDGLTEDERRIVMRNLGFFSTADSLVANNLALAVYRLITNPECRQYILRQAFEEAIHTHAYQYCIESLGMDEGEIFNMYHEIPSVAKKAAWGLKYTRAISDPEFNTGTVETDKELLRNLIAYYCVLEGIFFYCGFTQILSMGRRNKMTGVAEQFQYILRDESMHLNFGIDVINQIKIENPHLWDAAMKEEATQMILQGTQLEIEYARDTMPRGVLGMNAAMMEDYLKFIANRRLTQIGLKEEYPGTTNPFPWMSEIMDLKKEKNFFETRVIEYQTGGALSWD; encoded by the coding sequence ATGCTGAGCTGGGACGAATTCGACAAAGAAGACGGCGAAGTAGCCGCCAAAGGCAACACCCCTGCGCAGGCCGCTGCCGCCGCCACCCTCGACAAGCTCGACAGCGCCGGTGGTGCCGCCGCCCTGGAGGCCCGTGCGGCCACCGCTTCTGACTCCGAAGCCGTCAAACGTGCCAAGGCTGCCCTCGACGCCCTCGACGTTGCCGAAGGCCTGGCCGAGCTGGAAGGCTCCTCGGCCCGCGTTGCAGTCGATGAAAAGCGCATGATCAACTGCCGCGCCGACCTCAACCAACTGGTACCGTTCAAGTACGACTGGGCCTGGCAGAAGTACCTGGACGGCTGCGCCAACCACTGGATGCCGCAAGAGGTCAACATGACCGCCGACATCGCCCTGTGGAAGAGCCAGGACGGCCTGACCGAAGACGAGCGCCGCATCGTCATGCGCAACCTCGGCTTCTTCTCCACCGCCGACTCGCTGGTTGCCAACAACCTGGCCCTGGCCGTGTACCGCCTGATCACCAACCCGGAGTGCCGCCAGTACATCCTGCGCCAGGCCTTCGAAGAGGCGATCCACACCCACGCCTACCAGTACTGCATCGAGTCGCTGGGCATGGATGAAGGCGAGATCTTCAACATGTACCACGAGATTCCGTCGGTCGCTAAAAAAGCCGCCTGGGGCCTGAAGTACACCCGCGCCATCTCCGACCCGGAATTCAACACCGGCACCGTCGAAACCGACAAAGAGCTGCTGCGCAACCTGATCGCCTACTACTGCGTACTGGAAGGCATCTTCTTCTACTGCGGCTTCACCCAGATCCTGTCCATGGGCCGCCGCAACAAGATGACTGGCGTTGCCGAGCAGTTCCAGTACATCCTGCGTGACGAGTCGATGCACTTGAACTTCGGTATCGACGTGATCAACCAGATCAAGATCGAAAACCCGCACCTGTGGGATGCGGCGATGAAGGAAGAAGCGACCCAGATGATCCTGCAAGGGACCCAGCTGGAGATCGAATACGCCCGAGACACCATGCCACGCGGCGTGCTGGGCATGAACGCAGCGATGATGGAGGATTACCTCAAGTTCATTGCTAACCGTCGTTTGACTCAGATTGGTTTGAAAGAAGAGTATCCGGGGACTACCAACCCGTTCCCATGGATGAGCGAGATCATGGACTTGAAGAAGGAGAAGAACTTCTTTGAGACGCGTGTGATCGAGTATCAGACGGGTGGGGCGTTGAGCTGGGATTGA
- a CDS encoding ribonucleoside-diphosphate reductase subunit alpha: MQTDTTRENPQAQVPQAADSNQDLAATAPGQLRVIKRNGTVVPYTDDKITVAITKAFLAVEGGTAAASSRIHDTVARLTEQVTATFKRRMPSGGTIHIEEIQDQVELALMRAGEQKVARDYVIYRDQRAKERATRANTDAVVEPHPSIRITLADGSLAPLDMARLNTIISEACEGLAEVDGDLIQRETLKNLYDGVAIKDVNTALVMTARTLVEREPNYSFVTARLLMDTLRAEGLGFLNVADSATHHEMADLYAKALPAYVAKGIEFELLNPALADFDLEKLGKAINHERDQQFTYLGLQTLYDRYFIHKDGVRFELPQVFFMRVAMGLALEEKDKEARAIEFYNLLSSFDYMASTPTLFNAGTLRPQLSSCYLTTVPDDLSGIYHAIHDNAMLSKFAGGLGNDWTPVRALGSYIKGTNGKSQGVVPFLKVVNDTAVAVNQGGKRKGAVCAYLETWHLDIEEFIELRKNTGDDRRRTHDMNTANWIPDLFMKRVFDDGKWTLFSPSEVPDLHDLTGKAFEERYEYYEALTEYNKIKVFKTVQAKDLWRKMLSMLFETGHPWLTFKDPCNLRSPQQHVGVVHSSNLCTEITLNTNKDEIAVCNLGSINLPNHIVDGKLDTTKLQRTVNTAVRMLDNVIDINYYSVPQARNSNFKHRPVGLGIMGFQDALYLQHIPYGSDAAVEFADKSMEAVSYYAIQASCDLADERGAYETFQGSLWSKGILPLDSQQILIEARGQKYIDVNLEETLDWAPVRARVQKGIRNSNIMAIAPTATIANITGVSQSIEPTYQNLYVKSNLSGEFTVINPYLVRDLKARDLWDSVMINDLKYYDGSVQQIERIPQELKDLYATAFEVETKWIVDAASRRQKWIDQAQSLNLYIAGASGKKLDVTYRMAWYRGLKTTYYLRALAATSTEKSTINTGKLNAVSSGGDSAPVQAAGPAPVPKACAIDEPDCEACQ; the protein is encoded by the coding sequence ATGCAAACCGACACGACTCGCGAGAACCCGCAGGCCCAGGTGCCGCAGGCCGCCGATTCCAACCAGGATCTGGCTGCCACCGCCCCCGGCCAACTGCGCGTGATCAAGCGTAACGGCACTGTCGTCCCTTACACCGACGACAAGATCACCGTCGCCATCACCAAGGCGTTCCTCGCAGTTGAAGGCGGCACCGCCGCCGCTTCGTCGCGCATCCACGACACCGTCGCGCGCCTGACCGAGCAGGTTACCGCAACGTTCAAGCGTCGCATGCCATCGGGTGGCACCATCCACATCGAAGAAATCCAGGACCAGGTCGAACTGGCCCTGATGCGCGCCGGCGAGCAGAAAGTCGCCCGCGACTACGTGATCTACCGTGACCAGCGCGCCAAGGAGCGTGCCACCCGCGCCAACACCGACGCCGTGGTCGAGCCGCACCCGAGCATCCGCATCACCCTGGCCGACGGCAGCCTGGCGCCGCTCGACATGGCCCGCCTGAACACCATCATCAGCGAAGCCTGCGAAGGCCTGGCCGAAGTCGATGGCGACCTGATCCAGCGCGAAACCCTGAAGAACCTGTACGACGGCGTGGCCATCAAGGACGTCAACACCGCCCTGGTGATGACCGCCCGTACCCTGGTGGAGCGCGAGCCGAACTACTCGTTCGTTACCGCCCGCCTGCTGATGGACACCCTGCGCGCCGAAGGCCTGGGCTTCCTGAATGTAGCCGACAGCGCCACCCACCACGAGATGGCTGACCTGTACGCCAAGGCCCTGCCGGCCTACGTCGCCAAAGGTATCGAGTTCGAGCTGCTGAACCCGGCCCTGGCCGACTTCGACCTGGAAAAACTGGGCAAGGCGATCAACCACGAGCGCGACCAGCAGTTTACCTACCTGGGCCTGCAGACCCTGTACGACCGCTACTTCATCCACAAGGATGGCGTGCGCTTCGAGCTGCCGCAGGTTTTCTTCATGCGTGTGGCCATGGGCCTGGCGCTGGAAGAAAAAGACAAGGAAGCCCGTGCGATCGAGTTCTACAACCTGTTGTCGTCGTTCGACTACATGGCCTCGACCCCGACCCTGTTCAACGCCGGCACCCTGCGCCCGCAGCTGTCCAGCTGCTACCTGACCACCGTGCCGGACGACCTGTCGGGCATCTACCACGCGATCCACGACAACGCCATGCTGTCGAAATTCGCCGGTGGCCTGGGCAACGACTGGACCCCTGTGCGCGCACTGGGCTCTTACATCAAGGGCACCAACGGCAAGTCGCAGGGCGTCGTACCGTTCCTGAAAGTGGTCAACGACACCGCCGTTGCGGTCAACCAGGGTGGCAAGCGCAAAGGCGCTGTATGTGCCTACCTGGAAACCTGGCACCTGGACATCGAAGAATTCATCGAGCTGCGCAAGAACACCGGTGATGACCGCCGTCGTACCCACGACATGAACACCGCCAACTGGATCCCTGACCTGTTCATGAAGCGTGTCTTCGATGACGGCAAGTGGACCCTGTTCTCGCCTTCGGAAGTGCCAGACCTGCACGACCTGACCGGCAAGGCCTTCGAAGAGCGCTACGAGTACTACGAAGCCCTGACCGAGTACAACAAGATCAAGGTGTTCAAGACCGTTCAGGCCAAAGACCTGTGGCGCAAGATGCTGTCGATGCTGTTCGAGACCGGCCACCCATGGCTGACCTTCAAGGACCCGTGCAACCTGCGTTCGCCGCAGCAGCACGTGGGCGTGGTCCACAGCTCGAACCTGTGCACCGAAATCACCCTGAACACCAACAAGGACGAGATCGCGGTCTGCAACCTGGGCTCGATCAACCTGCCGAACCACATCGTCGATGGCAAGCTGGACACCACCAAGCTGCAACGCACCGTGAACACCGCCGTGCGCATGCTCGACAACGTGATCGACATCAACTACTACTCGGTGCCGCAAGCGCGTAACTCGAACTTCAAGCACCGGCCGGTCGGCCTGGGCATCATGGGCTTCCAGGATGCGCTGTACCTGCAGCACATTCCTTACGGCTCCGATGCTGCCGTCGAGTTTGCCGACAAGTCGATGGAAGCGGTCAGCTACTACGCCATCCAGGCTTCGTGCGACCTGGCCGATGAACGCGGCGCCTACGAGACCTTCCAGGGTTCGCTATGGTCCAAGGGCATTCTGCCGCTGGATTCGCAACAGATCCTGATCGAGGCCCGTGGCCAGAAGTACATCGACGTCAACCTGGAAGAAACCCTGGACTGGGCGCCGGTACGTGCCCGCGTACAGAAAGGTATTCGTAACTCGAACATCATGGCCATCGCGCCAACCGCGACCATCGCCAACATCACCGGCGTGTCGCAGTCGATCGAGCCTACCTACCAGAACCTGTACGTGAAATCGAACCTGTCGGGCGAATTCACCGTGATCAACCCGTACCTGGTTCGCGACCTCAAGGCCCGCGACCTGTGGGACTCGGTCATGATCAACGACCTGAAGTACTACGACGGTTCGGTACAGCAGATCGAGCGTATCCCGCAAGAGCTGAAAGACCTGTACGCCACTGCGTTCGAAGTCGAGACCAAGTGGATTGTCGACGCTGCTTCCCGTCGCCAGAAGTGGATCGACCAGGCGCAGTCGCTGAACCTGTACATCGCGGGTGCATCGGGCAAGAAGCTGGACGTGACCTACCGCATGGCCTGGTACCGTGGCCTGAAAACCACCTACTACCTCCGTGCCCTGGCCGCCACCAGCACCGAGAAGTCGACCATCAACACCGGCAAGCTCAACGCCGTTTCCAGCGGTGGCGACAGCGCCCCAGTCCAGGCAGCCGGCCCTGCGCCAGTGCCAAAGGCCTGCGCGATCGACGAGCCTGACTGCGAAGCCTGCCAGTAA
- a CDS encoding response regulator transcription factor, producing the protein MDHPIPRILIVEDDQRLAELTAEYLQANGFEVAVEADGARAARRIIDSQPDLVILDLMLPGEDGLSICRRVRSQYQGPILMLTARSDELDQVQGLDLGADDYVCKPVRPRLLLARIQALLRRSETVDSKRQDLAFGALRIDNRLREARLGEQLIELTGAEFDLLWLLASNAGRVLTREQIFTALRGVGYDGQDRSIDIRISKIRPKIGDDPLQPRLIKTLRSKGYLFVGEAP; encoded by the coding sequence ATGGACCACCCCATACCCCGCATCCTCATCGTCGAAGACGACCAGCGCCTCGCCGAACTCACCGCCGAATACCTGCAGGCCAATGGTTTCGAGGTCGCGGTGGAGGCCGATGGCGCCCGTGCCGCGAGGCGCATCATCGACAGCCAGCCCGACCTGGTGATCCTCGACCTGATGCTCCCCGGCGAGGACGGCCTGAGCATCTGCCGCCGGGTGCGCAGCCAGTACCAGGGGCCGATCCTCATGCTCACCGCGCGCAGTGATGAACTGGACCAGGTCCAGGGCCTGGACCTGGGCGCCGACGACTACGTCTGCAAACCCGTGCGCCCACGCTTGCTGCTGGCACGTATCCAGGCCCTGCTGCGCCGCAGCGAAACCGTGGACAGCAAGCGCCAGGACCTGGCCTTCGGTGCGCTGCGTATCGACAACCGCCTGCGTGAGGCGCGCCTGGGCGAGCAGTTGATCGAGCTGACCGGCGCCGAATTCGACCTGCTCTGGCTGTTGGCCAGCAACGCTGGCCGCGTGCTGACCCGTGAACAGATCTTCACCGCACTGCGTGGCGTGGGCTACGACGGCCAGGACCGCTCCATCGATATCCGCATCTCGAAAATCCGCCCCAAGATCGGCGATGACCCGCTTCAGCCGCGGTTGATCAAGACCCTGCGCAGCAAAGGCTACCTGTTCGTGGGCGAGGCGCCATGA